From a region of the Bombus terrestris chromosome 8, iyBomTerr1.2, whole genome shotgun sequence genome:
- the LOC100642211 gene encoding uncharacterized protein LOC100642211 isoform X1 yields MDSEADAETTAANAVDSDGSVSWEDFFGTSTDLVPQLLGMFDELARRGNGYTDHVVLPPACNISAALQKRLSLVSHRGSIFGQFHPELSKPQPDDAMAEHPTSENTVVDIVADDVTPEKENDALQTLENSQQENRSECTVEKKSYRRESNGLTPLRYNRRCRNAARPLSGSSVASSGSSSTSSSGCSNQGNQCTINPYLASVESLADTCASSQGSGDSGVVTVSEANCRIEDDGSDQRRNSGEEDPFNPLCHRPRYCDPHRNPMERVLLEIVDTEAIYVEHLRQVIQGYLIFWRNDSASFVDQMQLSNLFSNIEDIFEFNREFLKEIEECGLDPVSVANTFIKHKSGFKVYTEYCTNYPSTVSVLTDLMSQEKTAHAFRERQAALGHALPLGSFLLKPVQRILKYHLLLENLSKEYAADCEVRENETEGSKAIEAALAAMTDIAKHINAMKRRHEHAVRVQEIQSLLYGWPGPDLTTSGELVAEGRFRMWRAKAPRHAFLFDRMLLLTKKKEDGLLVYKAHIMCSNLMLIESIPGEPLSFHVIPFDNPRLQYTLQARNLEQKREWTLQIKRVILENYNAVIPSHARQLVLQLGQMQPEDDALADRGSAKKQHSAPPEYLEKRKQEKERRRSETGLRQKFKKGGRRSETTTEDSPASPRKNQNEDSNEQGFKTSDGRGSKVKDRFTGWRRKSEPGFQSYVCLNQSDEEQKEDTGDTGSATVETECAIIEKAKHTNSPPPETKENNEQQTQAQTVEEIVGHILMQNQEFQKLLEKQRTNSIINVRQQQRFNKRISADTSDDSDSENTNYIADNSVNNRISRNRSGHRERIIKTNNTWNSLSSSRDHQPTLQLLYDNLNKTENNKSVDSNSKNKINLVQEKKALFEAFKKQSIVTESKVIKTALRIRDNSTSRNEEATQPQATKENEIQIVESDKGTTENGECTTEVNQEVTESNKGFGNYDNLQHVWEGLQEEKSLDGNDSPTRPAVWLTKLCEGLPTSPQKCGSLPRSFQIHPNSNQNVTKSRFLQRDGKPMSERPFTIASDKPAEINLEDMERYASTCQPEGRIAKFPTSVSTSTSTFFCSLDDTLTDAYSEIHISSTTTNIHPDHKIYRANTSGSTIFKNVLSKAGNRLQGLRNTMSTETLECSEELERTKYFRSLSTGKLKKKSKMKHSRESSSDVEELVGCTARGVSDLRIPSVYYKQGSSSLGARIAQSDYADPSVLFFESKRFQQANSQSQTKEEKKDDEESIENRESETDSFYERSFETIENYVDADVDDAFRDSAIFSDIEEVLVARPQSSQPPEDCPPFKNKVAPPVPAKKKTESITAVNPSGQNVATTKCKPNVAQKPDYLKVKSVFLKGQQELDCKIPVRSPVSESGTYHCSKNSLQSNCSSNSGEENDDVSAGQSQAGWVRKIVGQLQGHIET; encoded by the exons GAACAAGTACGGATCTGGTGCCCCAGCTGTTGGGGATGTTCGACGAGTTAGCTCGCCGGGGCAATGGCTACACCGACCACGTGGTACTTCCGCCTGCCTGTAACATATCAGCGGCACTACAGAAACGTTTGAGCCTGGTATCCCATCGAGGCTCCATATTCGGCCAGTTCCATCCTGAATTATCCAAACCTCAACCGGATGACGCTATGGCCGAGCATCCGACGTCAGAGAACACGGTGGTAGACATAGTCGCTGATGACGTTACGCCTGAGAAAGAGAACGACGCGTTACAAACCCTGGAGAACAGCCAACAAGAGAATAGAAGCGAGTGTACAGTAGAGAAGAAATCATATAGACGCGAAAGCAACGGTCTCACGCCACTTAGGTACAACAGACGATGCAGAAACGCTGCAAGACCGCTTTCTGGAAGCTCCGTTGCGTCCTCTGGAAGCTCGAGTACCTCCTCCAGCGGGTGCAGTAACCAGGGCAACCAGTGTACCATCAATCCTTATTTGGCGTCGGTCGAATCGCTGGCAGACACTTGCGCCAGCTCTCAAG GTTCTGGGGATAGTGGAGTGGTGACAGTTTCGGAGGCCAACTGTCGAATAGAAGATGATGGAAGTgatcaaagaagaaatagcGGAGAGGAGGATCCTTTCAATCCCCTGTGCCACAGGCCGCGTTATTGCGACCCCCATCGGAATCCTATGGAAAGGGTACTTCTTGAGATAGTCGACACCGAGGCGATATACGTGGAACATCTGCGACAGGTCATCCAG gGTTACCTTATATTTTGGAGAAACGATTCGGCATCGTTTGTGGATCAAATGCAGCTGAGTAACTTATTTAGTAATATTGAGGATATTTTCGAGTTCAACAG AGAGTTCCTGAAAGAGATAGAGGAATGTGGTCTGGATCCAGTCAGTGTAGCAAACACATTCATAAAGCACAAGTCAGGATTTAAAGTGTATACAGAATATTGTACCAATTATCCAAG CACAGTTTCCGTTCTGACCGACCTCATGAGTCAAGAAAAGACTGCACACGCGTTCCGAGAAAGACAAGCAGCCCTAGGTCATGCATTACCTCTTGGATCCTTTCTTTTGAAACCTGTTCAAAGGATCCTCAAGTACCACTTACTTCTGGAG aATTTGTCAAAAGAGTATGCAGCAGATTGCGAGGTAAGAGAAAATGAGACTGAAGGTAGCAAGGCAATTGAGGCGGCACTGGCTGCTATGACTGATATTGCAAAGCACATAAATGCAATGAAACGAAGGCACGAGCACGCAGTGCGTGTTCAAGAGATCCAGTCCCTTTTGTACGGCTGGCCTGGTCCAGATTTAACGACTAGTGGGGAACTGGTAGCAGAAGGAAGATTCAGAATGTGGAGGGCCAAAGCTCCTAGGCATGCTTTCTTATTTGACCGCATGCTTTTACTCACTAAGAAAAAGGAGGATGGGCTTCTAGTCTACAAAGCTCACATTATG TGTTCGAATTTAATGCTCATTGAGAGTATACCAGGCGAACCACTTAGTTTCCACGTGATTCCTTTCGATAATCCCAGATTACAGTATACTCTTCAG gcACGAAACTTGGAACAGAAAAGAGAATGGACTTTACAGATAAAAAGGGTAATTTTGGAGAATTATAACGCGGTTATACCTTCGCATGCGAGACAATTGGTCTTGCAACTTGGCCAGATGCAACCAGAGG ACGACGCTTTGGCAGATAGAGGATCGGCGAAGAAGCAGCATTCTGCACCTCCAGAGTATCTAGAGAAACGAAAACAGGAGAAAGAAAGACGGAGATCTGAGACAGGACTTAGACAGAAATTCAAGAAAGGTGGCAGAAGGTCTGAGACTACAACTGAG GATTCTCCAGCATCGCCACGGAAAAATCAAAACGAGGATTCTAATGAACAAGGATTTAAAACTTCAGACGGACGCGGATCAAAAGTCAAG GATCGCTTTACCGGTTGGAGGAGGAAATCAGAGCCAGGTTTTCAATCTTATGTGTGCCTTAACCAGTCTGACGAAGAACAAAAAGAAGATACGGGTGATACTGGGTCTGCTACTGTTGAGACCGAATGCGCGATTATCGAGAAAGCCAAACATACGAACTCTCCACCACCTGAAACCAAAGAGAACAATGAACAGCAGACTCAAGCGCAAACAGTCGAGGAAATAGTTGGTCATATTCTCATGCAAAACCAGGAATTCCAGAAGCTCCTAGAGAAGCAGCGGACGAACAGCATAATCAACGTCAGACAGCAGCAACGTTTCAATAAACGTATATCTGCTGACACGTCTGATGATAGTGACTCAGAAAATACGAACTATATTGCAGACAATTCGGTTAACAACAGGATATCGCGTAATAGATCAGGTCATCGAGAGCGAATCATTAAAACGAATAATACTTGGAATTCGTTATCTTCTTCCCGTGACCATCAACCTACGCTACAATTACTGTATGATAATTTaaacaaaactgaaaataataaatcagtgGACAGTAATTCGAAAAATAAGATTAACCTTGTACAAGAAAAGAAAGCGTTGTTTGAAGCATTCAAGAAACAGAGTATCGTAACAGAAAGTAAAGTTATCAAGACTGCGCTTAGGATAAGAGACAATTCAACATCGAGGAACGAAGAAGCAACTCAACCACAAGCTACGAaggaaaatgaaattcaaattgTAGAAAGCGACAAAGGAACGACTGAAAATGGCGAATGTACAACTGAAGTTAACCAAGAGGTTACCGAGTCTAACAAAGGTTTTGGAAACTATGATAATCTGCAACACGTGTGGGAAGGTCTGCAAGAAGAGAAAAGCTTGGATGGAAATGACAGTCCGACTCGTCCGGCAGTCTGGTTAACCAAACTATGCGAAGGGTTGCCAACATCGCCTCAAAAGTGTGGTTCTCTTCCACGTAGCTTCCAAATTCACCCTAATTCTAATCAGAACGTAACAAAGTCACGGTTCTTGCAGAGGGATGGCAAGCCTATGAGCGAGAGACCATTTACCATAGCTTCAGACAAGCCAGCAGAGATTAACTTGGAGGACATGGAAAGGTACGCTTCTACATGTCAACCAGAAGGAAGAATTGCCAAATTTCCGACTTCCGTTTCAACATCCACATCAACATTCTTTTGTTCATTGGACGATACATTGACAGACGCTTATTCAGAGATTCATATATCATCCACCACCACGAACATACATCCTGATCATAAAATCTATAGGGCAAACACGAGTGGGAGCACGATATTCAAGAATGTCCTTTCTAAAGCTGGCAATCGTCTTCAAGGTCTGAGGAACACCATGAGCACAGAGACTCTAGAGTGTAGCGAAGAATTGGAGAGGACCAAGTACTTCCGTTCTTTGAGTACAGGTAAGTTAAAGAAGAAGAGCAAAATGAAGCATTCGAGGGAATCCTCTTCGGATGTGGAAGAGCTTGTGGGATGCACAGCGAGGGGGGTTTCTGATCTAAGAATCCCTTCGGTTTATTACAAACAGGGAAGCTCAAGTTTAGGTGCTCGGATCGCTCAGTCTGACTATGCGGATCCAAGTGTACTATTTTTCGAAAGCAAACGATTTCAGCAGGCGAATAGTCAGTCACAGACcaaggaagagaagaaagatgATGAAGAAAGTATAGAGAACCGAGAAAGTGAAACGGATAGTTTCTATGAAAGATCATTCGAGACGATTGAGAACTACGTAGATGCGGATGTTGACGACGCGTTCCGGGATAGTGCAATATTTAGCGATATCGAAGAGGTTCTGGTGGCCAGGCCACAATCGAGTCAGCCTCCCGAAGATTGCCCGCCATTTAAGAACAAAGTGGCGCCACCGGTACCAgcgaaaaagaaaacagagtCTATCACAGCGGTAAATCCCTCAGGACAAAACGTTGCAACGACAAAATGCAAACCTAACGTGGCTCAGAAACCCGATTATTTGAAGGTTAAGTCGGTTTTCTTAAAGGGACAGCAAGAATTGGACTGTAAAATTCCAGTGAGATCTCCTGTGTCAGAAAGTGGAACATATCATTGTTCTAAGAACAGTTTGCAGAGCAATTGCTCGTCAAACAGTGGTGAAGAGAACGACGATGTGTCGGCGGGACAGAGCCAAGCAGGTTGGGTAAGGAAGATAGTGGGTCAGTTGCAGGGTCACATTGAAACGTAA
- the LOC100642211 gene encoding uncharacterized protein LOC100642211 isoform X4, giving the protein MDSEADAETTAANAVDSDGSVSWEDFFGTSTDLVPQLLGMFDELARRGNGYTDHVVLPPACNISAALQKRLSLVSHRGSIFGQFHPELSKPQPDDAMAEHPTSENTVVDIVADDVTPEKENDALQTLENSQQENRSECTVEKKSYRRESNGLTPLRYNRRCRNAARPLSGSSVASSGSSSTSSSGCSNQGNQCTINPYLASVESLADTCASSQGSGDSGVVTVSEANCRIEDDGSDQRRNSGEEDPFNPLCHRPRYCDPHRNPMERVLLEIVDTEAIYVEHLRQVIQGYLIFWRNDSASFVDQMQLSNLFSNIEDIFEFNREFLKEIEECGLDPVSVANTFIKHKSGFKVYTEYCTNYPSTVSVLTDLMSQEKTAHAFRERQAALGHALPLGSFLLKPVQRILKYHLLLENLSKEYAADCEVRENETEGSKAIEAALAAMTDIAKHINAMKRRHEHAVRVQEIQSLLYGWPGPDLTTSGELVAEGRFRMWRAKAPRHAFLFDRMLLLTKKKEDGLLVYKAHIMCSNLMLIESIPGEPLSFHVIPFDNPRLQYTLQARNLEQKREWTLQIKRVILENYNAVIPSHARQLVLQLGQMQPEDDALADRGSAKKQHSAPPEYLEKRKQEKERRRSETGLRQKFKKGGRRSETTTEDSPASPRKNQNEDSNEQGFKTSDGRGSKVKDRFTGWRRKSEPGFQSYVCLNQSDEEQKEDTGDTGSATVETECAIIEKAKHTNSPPPETKENNEQQTQAQTVEEIVGHILMQNQEFQKLLEKQRTNSIINVRQQQRFNKRISADTSDDSDSENTNYIADNSVNNRISRNRSGHRERIIKTNNTWNSLSSSRDHQPTLQLLYDNLNKTENNKSVDSNSKNKINLVQEKKALFEAFKKQSIVTESKVIKTALRIRDNSTSRNEEATQPQATKENEIQIVESDKGTTENGECTTEVNQEVTESNKGFGNYDNLQHVWEGLQEEKSLDGNDSPTRPAVWLTKLCEGLPTSPQKCGSLPRSFQIHPNSNQNVTKSRFLQRDGKPMSERPFTIASDKPAEINLEDMERYASTCQPEGRIAKFPTSVSTSTSTFFCSLDDTLTDAYSEIHISSTTTNIHPDHKIYRANTSGSTIFKNVLSKAGNRLQGLRNTMSTETLECSEELERTKYFRSLSTGKLKFRCSDRSV; this is encoded by the exons GAACAAGTACGGATCTGGTGCCCCAGCTGTTGGGGATGTTCGACGAGTTAGCTCGCCGGGGCAATGGCTACACCGACCACGTGGTACTTCCGCCTGCCTGTAACATATCAGCGGCACTACAGAAACGTTTGAGCCTGGTATCCCATCGAGGCTCCATATTCGGCCAGTTCCATCCTGAATTATCCAAACCTCAACCGGATGACGCTATGGCCGAGCATCCGACGTCAGAGAACACGGTGGTAGACATAGTCGCTGATGACGTTACGCCTGAGAAAGAGAACGACGCGTTACAAACCCTGGAGAACAGCCAACAAGAGAATAGAAGCGAGTGTACAGTAGAGAAGAAATCATATAGACGCGAAAGCAACGGTCTCACGCCACTTAGGTACAACAGACGATGCAGAAACGCTGCAAGACCGCTTTCTGGAAGCTCCGTTGCGTCCTCTGGAAGCTCGAGTACCTCCTCCAGCGGGTGCAGTAACCAGGGCAACCAGTGTACCATCAATCCTTATTTGGCGTCGGTCGAATCGCTGGCAGACACTTGCGCCAGCTCTCAAG GTTCTGGGGATAGTGGAGTGGTGACAGTTTCGGAGGCCAACTGTCGAATAGAAGATGATGGAAGTgatcaaagaagaaatagcGGAGAGGAGGATCCTTTCAATCCCCTGTGCCACAGGCCGCGTTATTGCGACCCCCATCGGAATCCTATGGAAAGGGTACTTCTTGAGATAGTCGACACCGAGGCGATATACGTGGAACATCTGCGACAGGTCATCCAG gGTTACCTTATATTTTGGAGAAACGATTCGGCATCGTTTGTGGATCAAATGCAGCTGAGTAACTTATTTAGTAATATTGAGGATATTTTCGAGTTCAACAG AGAGTTCCTGAAAGAGATAGAGGAATGTGGTCTGGATCCAGTCAGTGTAGCAAACACATTCATAAAGCACAAGTCAGGATTTAAAGTGTATACAGAATATTGTACCAATTATCCAAG CACAGTTTCCGTTCTGACCGACCTCATGAGTCAAGAAAAGACTGCACACGCGTTCCGAGAAAGACAAGCAGCCCTAGGTCATGCATTACCTCTTGGATCCTTTCTTTTGAAACCTGTTCAAAGGATCCTCAAGTACCACTTACTTCTGGAG aATTTGTCAAAAGAGTATGCAGCAGATTGCGAGGTAAGAGAAAATGAGACTGAAGGTAGCAAGGCAATTGAGGCGGCACTGGCTGCTATGACTGATATTGCAAAGCACATAAATGCAATGAAACGAAGGCACGAGCACGCAGTGCGTGTTCAAGAGATCCAGTCCCTTTTGTACGGCTGGCCTGGTCCAGATTTAACGACTAGTGGGGAACTGGTAGCAGAAGGAAGATTCAGAATGTGGAGGGCCAAAGCTCCTAGGCATGCTTTCTTATTTGACCGCATGCTTTTACTCACTAAGAAAAAGGAGGATGGGCTTCTAGTCTACAAAGCTCACATTATG TGTTCGAATTTAATGCTCATTGAGAGTATACCAGGCGAACCACTTAGTTTCCACGTGATTCCTTTCGATAATCCCAGATTACAGTATACTCTTCAG gcACGAAACTTGGAACAGAAAAGAGAATGGACTTTACAGATAAAAAGGGTAATTTTGGAGAATTATAACGCGGTTATACCTTCGCATGCGAGACAATTGGTCTTGCAACTTGGCCAGATGCAACCAGAGG ACGACGCTTTGGCAGATAGAGGATCGGCGAAGAAGCAGCATTCTGCACCTCCAGAGTATCTAGAGAAACGAAAACAGGAGAAAGAAAGACGGAGATCTGAGACAGGACTTAGACAGAAATTCAAGAAAGGTGGCAGAAGGTCTGAGACTACAACTGAG GATTCTCCAGCATCGCCACGGAAAAATCAAAACGAGGATTCTAATGAACAAGGATTTAAAACTTCAGACGGACGCGGATCAAAAGTCAAG GATCGCTTTACCGGTTGGAGGAGGAAATCAGAGCCAGGTTTTCAATCTTATGTGTGCCTTAACCAGTCTGACGAAGAACAAAAAGAAGATACGGGTGATACTGGGTCTGCTACTGTTGAGACCGAATGCGCGATTATCGAGAAAGCCAAACATACGAACTCTCCACCACCTGAAACCAAAGAGAACAATGAACAGCAGACTCAAGCGCAAACAGTCGAGGAAATAGTTGGTCATATTCTCATGCAAAACCAGGAATTCCAGAAGCTCCTAGAGAAGCAGCGGACGAACAGCATAATCAACGTCAGACAGCAGCAACGTTTCAATAAACGTATATCTGCTGACACGTCTGATGATAGTGACTCAGAAAATACGAACTATATTGCAGACAATTCGGTTAACAACAGGATATCGCGTAATAGATCAGGTCATCGAGAGCGAATCATTAAAACGAATAATACTTGGAATTCGTTATCTTCTTCCCGTGACCATCAACCTACGCTACAATTACTGTATGATAATTTaaacaaaactgaaaataataaatcagtgGACAGTAATTCGAAAAATAAGATTAACCTTGTACAAGAAAAGAAAGCGTTGTTTGAAGCATTCAAGAAACAGAGTATCGTAACAGAAAGTAAAGTTATCAAGACTGCGCTTAGGATAAGAGACAATTCAACATCGAGGAACGAAGAAGCAACTCAACCACAAGCTACGAaggaaaatgaaattcaaattgTAGAAAGCGACAAAGGAACGACTGAAAATGGCGAATGTACAACTGAAGTTAACCAAGAGGTTACCGAGTCTAACAAAGGTTTTGGAAACTATGATAATCTGCAACACGTGTGGGAAGGTCTGCAAGAAGAGAAAAGCTTGGATGGAAATGACAGTCCGACTCGTCCGGCAGTCTGGTTAACCAAACTATGCGAAGGGTTGCCAACATCGCCTCAAAAGTGTGGTTCTCTTCCACGTAGCTTCCAAATTCACCCTAATTCTAATCAGAACGTAACAAAGTCACGGTTCTTGCAGAGGGATGGCAAGCCTATGAGCGAGAGACCATTTACCATAGCTTCAGACAAGCCAGCAGAGATTAACTTGGAGGACATGGAAAGGTACGCTTCTACATGTCAACCAGAAGGAAGAATTGCCAAATTTCCGACTTCCGTTTCAACATCCACATCAACATTCTTTTGTTCATTGGACGATACATTGACAGACGCTTATTCAGAGATTCATATATCATCCACCACCACGAACATACATCCTGATCATAAAATCTATAGGGCAAACACGAGTGGGAGCACGATATTCAAGAATGTCCTTTCTAAAGCTGGCAATCGTCTTCAAGGTCTGAGGAACACCATGAGCACAGAGACTCTAGAGTGTAGCGAAGAATTGGAGAGGACCAAGTACTTCCGTTCTTTGAGTACAG GGAAGCTCAAGTTTAGGTGCTCGGATCGCTCAGTCTGA
- the LOC100642211 gene encoding pleckstrin homology domain-containing family G member 3 isoform X5: protein MDSEADAETTAANAVDSDGSVSWEDFFGTSTDLVPQLLGMFDELARRGNGYTDHVVLPPACNISAALQKRLSLVSHRGSIFGQFHPELSKPQPDDAMAEHPTSENTVVDIVADDVTPEKENDALQTLENSQQENRSECTVEKKSYRRESNGLTPLRYNRRCRNAARPLSGSSVASSGSSSTSSSGCSNQGNQCTINPYLASVESLADTCASSQGSGDSGVVTVSEANCRIEDDGSDQRRNSGEEDPFNPLCHRPRYCDPHRNPMERVLLEIVDTEAIYVEHLRQVIQGYLIFWRNDSASFVDQMQLSNLFSNIEDIFEFNREFLKEIEECGLDPVSVANTFIKHKSGFKVYTEYCTNYPSTVSVLTDLMSQEKTAHAFRERQAALGHALPLGSFLLKPVQRILKYHLLLENLSKEYAADCEVRENETEGSKAIEAALAAMTDIAKHINAMKRRHEHAVRVQEIQSLLYGWPGPDLTTSGELVAEGRFRMWRAKAPRHAFLFDRMLLLTKKKEDGLLVYKAHIMCSNLMLIESIPGEPLSFHVIPFDNPRLQYTLQARNLEQKREWTLQIKRVILENYNAVIPSHARQLVLQLGQMQPEDDALADRGSAKKQHSAPPEYLEKRKQEKERRRSETGLRQKFKKGGRRSETTTEDSPASPRKNQNEDSNEQGFKTSDGRGSKVKDRFTGWRRKSEPGFQSYVCLNQSDEEQKEDTGDTGSATVETECAIIEKAKHTNSPPPETKENNEQQTQAQTVEEIVGHILMQNQEFQKLLEKQRTNSIINVRQQQRFNKRISADTSDDSDSENTNYIADNSVNNRISRNRSGHRERIIKTNNTWNSLSSSRDHQPTLQLLYDNLNKTENNKSVDSNSKNKINLVQEKKALFEAFKKQSIVTESKVIKTALRIRDNSTSRNEEATQPQATKENEIQIVESDKGTTENGECTTEVNQEVTESNKGFGNYDNLQHVWEGLQEEKSLDGNDSPTRPAVWLTKLCEGLPTSPQKGMASL, encoded by the exons GAACAAGTACGGATCTGGTGCCCCAGCTGTTGGGGATGTTCGACGAGTTAGCTCGCCGGGGCAATGGCTACACCGACCACGTGGTACTTCCGCCTGCCTGTAACATATCAGCGGCACTACAGAAACGTTTGAGCCTGGTATCCCATCGAGGCTCCATATTCGGCCAGTTCCATCCTGAATTATCCAAACCTCAACCGGATGACGCTATGGCCGAGCATCCGACGTCAGAGAACACGGTGGTAGACATAGTCGCTGATGACGTTACGCCTGAGAAAGAGAACGACGCGTTACAAACCCTGGAGAACAGCCAACAAGAGAATAGAAGCGAGTGTACAGTAGAGAAGAAATCATATAGACGCGAAAGCAACGGTCTCACGCCACTTAGGTACAACAGACGATGCAGAAACGCTGCAAGACCGCTTTCTGGAAGCTCCGTTGCGTCCTCTGGAAGCTCGAGTACCTCCTCCAGCGGGTGCAGTAACCAGGGCAACCAGTGTACCATCAATCCTTATTTGGCGTCGGTCGAATCGCTGGCAGACACTTGCGCCAGCTCTCAAG GTTCTGGGGATAGTGGAGTGGTGACAGTTTCGGAGGCCAACTGTCGAATAGAAGATGATGGAAGTgatcaaagaagaaatagcGGAGAGGAGGATCCTTTCAATCCCCTGTGCCACAGGCCGCGTTATTGCGACCCCCATCGGAATCCTATGGAAAGGGTACTTCTTGAGATAGTCGACACCGAGGCGATATACGTGGAACATCTGCGACAGGTCATCCAG gGTTACCTTATATTTTGGAGAAACGATTCGGCATCGTTTGTGGATCAAATGCAGCTGAGTAACTTATTTAGTAATATTGAGGATATTTTCGAGTTCAACAG AGAGTTCCTGAAAGAGATAGAGGAATGTGGTCTGGATCCAGTCAGTGTAGCAAACACATTCATAAAGCACAAGTCAGGATTTAAAGTGTATACAGAATATTGTACCAATTATCCAAG CACAGTTTCCGTTCTGACCGACCTCATGAGTCAAGAAAAGACTGCACACGCGTTCCGAGAAAGACAAGCAGCCCTAGGTCATGCATTACCTCTTGGATCCTTTCTTTTGAAACCTGTTCAAAGGATCCTCAAGTACCACTTACTTCTGGAG aATTTGTCAAAAGAGTATGCAGCAGATTGCGAGGTAAGAGAAAATGAGACTGAAGGTAGCAAGGCAATTGAGGCGGCACTGGCTGCTATGACTGATATTGCAAAGCACATAAATGCAATGAAACGAAGGCACGAGCACGCAGTGCGTGTTCAAGAGATCCAGTCCCTTTTGTACGGCTGGCCTGGTCCAGATTTAACGACTAGTGGGGAACTGGTAGCAGAAGGAAGATTCAGAATGTGGAGGGCCAAAGCTCCTAGGCATGCTTTCTTATTTGACCGCATGCTTTTACTCACTAAGAAAAAGGAGGATGGGCTTCTAGTCTACAAAGCTCACATTATG TGTTCGAATTTAATGCTCATTGAGAGTATACCAGGCGAACCACTTAGTTTCCACGTGATTCCTTTCGATAATCCCAGATTACAGTATACTCTTCAG gcACGAAACTTGGAACAGAAAAGAGAATGGACTTTACAGATAAAAAGGGTAATTTTGGAGAATTATAACGCGGTTATACCTTCGCATGCGAGACAATTGGTCTTGCAACTTGGCCAGATGCAACCAGAGG ACGACGCTTTGGCAGATAGAGGATCGGCGAAGAAGCAGCATTCTGCACCTCCAGAGTATCTAGAGAAACGAAAACAGGAGAAAGAAAGACGGAGATCTGAGACAGGACTTAGACAGAAATTCAAGAAAGGTGGCAGAAGGTCTGAGACTACAACTGAG GATTCTCCAGCATCGCCACGGAAAAATCAAAACGAGGATTCTAATGAACAAGGATTTAAAACTTCAGACGGACGCGGATCAAAAGTCAAG GATCGCTTTACCGGTTGGAGGAGGAAATCAGAGCCAGGTTTTCAATCTTATGTGTGCCTTAACCAGTCTGACGAAGAACAAAAAGAAGATACGGGTGATACTGGGTCTGCTACTGTTGAGACCGAATGCGCGATTATCGAGAAAGCCAAACATACGAACTCTCCACCACCTGAAACCAAAGAGAACAATGAACAGCAGACTCAAGCGCAAACAGTCGAGGAAATAGTTGGTCATATTCTCATGCAAAACCAGGAATTCCAGAAGCTCCTAGAGAAGCAGCGGACGAACAGCATAATCAACGTCAGACAGCAGCAACGTTTCAATAAACGTATATCTGCTGACACGTCTGATGATAGTGACTCAGAAAATACGAACTATATTGCAGACAATTCGGTTAACAACAGGATATCGCGTAATAGATCAGGTCATCGAGAGCGAATCATTAAAACGAATAATACTTGGAATTCGTTATCTTCTTCCCGTGACCATCAACCTACGCTACAATTACTGTATGATAATTTaaacaaaactgaaaataataaatcagtgGACAGTAATTCGAAAAATAAGATTAACCTTGTACAAGAAAAGAAAGCGTTGTTTGAAGCATTCAAGAAACAGAGTATCGTAACAGAAAGTAAAGTTATCAAGACTGCGCTTAGGATAAGAGACAATTCAACATCGAGGAACGAAGAAGCAACTCAACCACAAGCTACGAaggaaaatgaaattcaaattgTAGAAAGCGACAAAGGAACGACTGAAAATGGCGAATGTACAACTGAAGTTAACCAAGAGGTTACCGAGTCTAACAAAGGTTTTGGAAACTATGATAATCTGCAACACGTGTGGGAAGGTCTGCAAGAAGAGAAAAGCTTGGATGGAAATGACAGTCCGACTCGTCCGGCAGTCTGGTTAACCAAACTATGCGAAGGGTTGCCAACATCGCCTCAAAA AGGGATGGCAAGCCTATGA